The window CCGGCTTTCGCCGGAATGACGGTAAATAGTGAAAACTTGGTTTAACCGTCACCCCGGACTTGATCCGGGGTCCAGTTTTTTGAAGTTACTTGCAGGAAGCACTTAGCACGGGGGGAGCAAAGTCAAGTATTGTCGAATGACTGTATTTGCCAGGATTAGAATTTAATCAGGCAAGAATGTTCATCAGTTTTGCAGACAGTTTGCGGCCCTTTTTGATATTTGGGTCGTGGCGGATATATTTGCTTTTTTCTTTGTTGTTGATGACATCAATGGCTCTTATAACAGACATTTTATGGTAGCCCTCAAAGTCTTCCTTGTAAAAATTGGTCCATCTCTTGGAATTAAGAGCTGACATTTTGATGCCCATTTTATACATACGCTGAAAACTTTTTGATCTGCAATCTTCCTGATCAATGACTGAATTGGTCAGTTCATCATTTGACCTGAGTCTTTCCTTATCCAGCCCGGAAACGGTTTTTCTGCAATTTTTAGCCAACAGGCTGTCTGATTCTATTTCTATCCAGACATGGCCAAGCTTGCTTTTGGAGCCAAGGTCCATCTGTCCGTGGGCAACAGTATCTGCAGCAAGATGGGTCAGGAAACCATAAGCAAAGGCTGCGTCCGAGCGTTTTTGTGCGCAGCTTAGAAGAAGAAATCCTGTTTCCCAGTCGTGTGGGTTTTTGTGCCCTCGCTTGCCTAAATAGTTGTCGACTACTATTGATCCATATATAAAATTAGTGGCATAGGCTGTAAGCAGTGTATAAACTGAAGCCGACAGAAGACTGGCAGCTCTTAGCACTTCGTGCGCAAAATGTGTGTGGGTCATGGGGCCCCATGCATATGAGACATCAACCTGGGCAAAGAAAACTAATGTCAGCAAAAGAAAGATTTTTTTCATAATTAAGTAATCCTGTCTTAAAGAGAATTAATCAGTAGGGGATAACTTATACAACAAAATTGAGGCAAGTCAATCAAGATTTTAATAAACATAGCGTGATTTATTTCTGATGTTCAGGGCTAAAAAAATCAGCATTTTACAGCCTTTCCCTTATTCTGCACATCTCTATTGCACAAGTGTGCGAGAATTTGCACAAGCTGTAGTTGCATTCGGCTGCACATAGTTTGTAAGAAACTGAAATTGTTCAATAAAGTAAGTTGGCACAGCGCATGCTTATATGTCATCAACCATATAAACACTTTTAAATTTTCGGAGGAAAAAAATGACAAGACACATGATCACAACAATTACAATGGCAGCGCTGGCCCTTTTGTTAATTTCATCTGCAGCCATGGCCAGAGGAGGTCCTGGTGCTGAACGCGGAGATCAAAACAGACAGTGGCACCAGGAGTGCCCTGTTCTTGCCAACCTTGATCAGGAACAGCGTGACAGCCTTGTTGCAGCATTGCAGGAACATAGAAATAACATGTATCCCAAAAGGCAGCAGATGATAGCAAGGCAGGCAGAACTGAATGCCCTCCTGGCTACTCCTGAAGCAAGTGCATCAGATATTGAAAAGATCAAAAGCCAGATTCTAACATTGAATCAGGATATCATGGCTGCCAAGCTGAACCATAGAATAGACATGAGCCAGGAGTATGGTCTGAAGACAGGCAAAAGAGCCGGGTCTGGATTTCATAAGGGCGGCGTATCAGGCTCACCTCAAGGAAGGCGTACTGGTGAGTGCCCAAGGTTAGGCAGATAAAATCAAAAAAACTTTTAAAGCAATATTGTAACAAGCATGAGGCCTGCTTCCAGCAGGCCTCAGCAACTTTTTTAGCCAGTAGTTTCAGTTTTTTCAGCATTAGTGGGCAGAGTCACGATTACATGAGTTCCATGTTCTTCAGAAGTTGTAAAGGTTATATCACCTCCATGACTTCTGGCAATGAGCCTTGCGCTGAAGGTGCCGAGTCCTGTTCCATGAGCTTTACCGGCAGTGGCATAACGATCAAAAAAACGATTGCGTACTGCTGACGGTATTGCTCCATCATTGTGCAAATCAATTATGGTGTTGTTCTGATCCTGGTTAATGTTGACAGTGACCATGCTGTTTTCAGGGGCAGCTTCTAAGGCATTGGTGAGCAGGTTGGCAAGCATGGAATGAATATGTCTTTTTTCCAGATAGACCGATAATTTATTGTCATCACTTATTTCCCGATCGTAAAGGATAATTTGCAGCTTAATCAGTTTGCCGTTCTGCAGGGGCTGTGTATCGCTATCCAGGACTTTTAACACTGACAAAAGATCAAACTCTTCCGGCTTGAGTATGTAGGTACCTTCTTCCATTTTAAAAATATCAAGAGAATGATTGATCATATTAAGCATTCTGCGACCAGATTCATGGATATGCCCGAGAAATTCCTTTTGTTCGTCATTCAGCTCATCATCTAACAGTATCTCCGACAGCCCAAGTATGCCGTTCAAGGGGGTTTTCAGATCATGACGAACTATACGTTCGACATCATCCCGAAGTTTTTCAACTCTCTTTTTTTCTGAAATATCCCTTTCAATATGAATCATCTGAACAGGCTGACCATTTTCATCAAAAACAGGCCAGGCAGACACCTCTACAAAATATTCGTCTCCATCCTTTGACTTATGAATATGCTCTGCCACGCAGGGCTGATTGTTTTTGAAATATTCCTGCACAGGACAGGTGTGCTGCACTCCCTGACATGGTTCGTCAGTACCATGGGTTATCTGATAACATGTTTTGCCCAGAACATCTTCAAGGCTGGTATTGTTGGATGAAAGAAAGGTCTGGTTGGCATTGAGGATAGTCATATCCCTGGCATCAATTAGAGCAACGGAATCAGGGAGTCCATCGAGGATGGTCTGGCTGAGCATTTGAGATCTTTTCAGCTCAACAGTTCTTTGTTCTACCAGTTGTTCTAAGTGATTTTTGTAGTTTTCAAGTTCCTGATGATACTCTGAAAGTTCCTGGTCTCGCTGGCGCAGGGCAGTTGACAGCAAACCTACTTCGTCCTGTCTGTAGATGCCGGGATATTGGGGCATTTCCTCGCAACTGCTGTTTTTGATGCATTCAGTAAGCTCAGAAAGATCAAAAAGGTATTTGTGGCTTATTTTCCAGACGATGAAAATGAATGCGGGAACAATTATGAGCAGTAAAATGCCTCCGATGTAAAGAATATACATCATGCCGGCTTTAAGAGGATCCTGGGAAAATGATACAATTATCTGTCCCTGTACCGCAGGGCCTGAGCCTATATCCTCAGACAGCTGCATTTCAGACAGTTCACCGCTTTCCATGAGCAGATTGTCATTTTGATCATAAATAGCCACACCGGTTATGCCCTCATAATCCTGGATGGCCTGGATCTGATCTCTTAGCTCAAGGTAGTTTATCTGCATTACAGGCTGGATCAATGATATGGAAGCCAGCCTCATATGAGACTGGATATTGTTCTGAAAGTTAGTTTCAAGGTATTTATAGCCCAGCCACAGGCTCAAGATTGCGCCAAGCATGGCAAGGACGCAGGCGAATAAGGCTATCCATAATGCCAGTTTGGTTCTGAGAGAATTAAATAAGTTCATGATTACTGCTGAATTTCTTTGAGCATGCCTTCAAAAATTTCCTTATGACTTTGTTCGGAGCGAACAATATTTTCAAGATTGTTGCGCAGGTCATCGTCCATATCAAAATCCAGTATTCTGGAGTAAAGATTAACAGCTCCCTGTTCAGCAGCAATGTCCTGAATCAAGACCCTGGAAGGAGTGTCGCCAGTCTGAGGGGGCCAGACAGCAAGGGTTGGTTCTGCCCCAGACTTTTTTAAAGCATTAGAGAGGATTACAGCATGCTCGACTTCATCAGCAATAATGGCTTTAATGGCAGTAGCATGGTTGCTGTCCAGCCAGTATGAGAGCAGGCCGGCATGATTTGCATACTGCACGAATGCACCGTGTTCATGTTGCAGGGCCAGATTGAGCAGTTCGGTAAGCTCACGGGAATACTTTGATTCTGGTGAAGCTGCCCAAACAATTTTGGCGCCGGTCAGCAGCAGTCCGGCAGCGCACGCACCGGATTTAAGAAGGGTCCTTCTGGAAATGAAATCATGGTTTCCAAGGGATTGGCCGATGGGGACGTGTGGAAGTGAATTATTATTGGGCATGGGCTTTTCTCCTGATAATTGTTTCAATTGGGAGGGTTTAGTGTTTATGGTAAAAAGCACCATTCCTGAAGTCTGTAAAGGAGGAATACAGCTTAGAAATGGAGCGTATTGGCTGTCAGAAAAATTTATTTAAACTGTATTAAGATAATCACTACCTGTAGTCATGAATTGACGCAAGCCTAATTGAGAAAAATATCTTTTTCATTCTAAATTGGTATGATATTATGGTTGGGATATAGTTGCAAGAGAAAAAAAACAAGTTGAAACTTTATCGGCTATTCAGATATGCGGTAGTTTCTTTAAATTGAACCAGCCGGACGTGGCTGGGACCGAACATTTTGAAAGTCAAAAACTCTCTACACGGGCGGCCCGGGACCGAACGTGTGGGTAACTGTCTTAAAAGTGGAGCCTGCATCCTGCAGGCTATTTAATTCCAGGCGGCTGGAAGCCGCCTCCACCTTGAAGAACAGTCCCATATTTGGAAATTGGGACAGTCCCCGCGAGGTACTATAAAAAAGTTTGATGCTGCATTGGTCCCTGGAAGAAATTGGCTTCAATGAAAAAATTTACACAGCGAGGGACAGTCCCTGTGCCAGGCGCAAAGCTCTCATCTTTGACGGAACTTTTCTGGTAATTGAGAATCAATCATATGTAAAAATCTTAAAATTATGAAAACTATAACCGTCTGATTTTGTTTATAATTTGGTTTTAGTTACTTAGAAGTTAATTATTGAAGAACAAAAGCCTGAATTCACTGCCTTACCCTGATAACAATTAACAATTAACAATTAACAAATAACAAATAACAGATAACAGATAACAGATACCTGGGTTGCGGGAACAGGCCGCATTAGTGTAATGTTCTTCAATAAAAAGGTGTTTGGCACAGAATATATGGCGCATGTGTTATATTGACTCATGTGTTTGTGCCAAGACATGGATTCTGCGATGAGTGGAGAAGCACCTGGATATGGTTGCTGTCAGCAGGATAAGAGGGTTTCAAACGGGATGGAAAATTTTTGGCACAGCCTATGCTATGTTAAATTTCAGGTTTGTTGATTGAAGAGTTTAGCGCAATTTGCAGAATTACATGATATTGAATTGATGGCTGCAGTGCTGATCTCAAATTTTTAATTAATTTTATTCAGGAGGTTTTAATGACTTTTCCAGGAAAGATCACAATTTTGGCCATTTCTTTTATCGCAGCATTGTTCCTTACCGCTGGCTATGTAAGTGCTCAGGAGTACCAGCAGGAAGGTTACCAGCAGGAAGGAATGATGCAGCAGCCAGGAGCTCAGATCAATGTCAGTGAGGCAGATCTTGACAAGGCAGCTGGTGCTTATGTGGAGATAACTGAAATAAGAGAGAATTTTCAGGAATCATTAGCTGGAATCACTGACCCTGAACAGGCCCAGGAGCTTCAGGAGCAGGCAGGTGAAGCCATGGTGGAAGCTGTTCAAAATAATGGCCTTGACGTGCAGCAGTACAACGAAATTATGGAAGCAGCTCAAGCGGATGAAGAACTAAGAAACAAGCTTCTCGGCAAACTGGAAGCTATGCAATAGTCTTAGCTGAATAAAGACTTTTTCAACAGGTTTAAAATATATATCAGTCGCGTGAAAGGAGGTAATAGCGTATGACAATAAAGCATATTATTATTACATTATTTGCAATCATAGCACTGAGCTTGAGTGTGGCCTGCGATCCTCCTCAGGAAGGAGATCAACAGGTACCACCAGCACCTCCAGGCGAGATGCCTGGTGAGGCTCCAGATGGATACCAGCAGCCAGGCGTTCCAGGAGGGCAAGACGGCTACGGCCAGCCTGATCCTCCACAGCAGCCTGAAGGCTATTAACATATAAACCATTCATGACTTCCTCCTCCAAAGGCAAGTGGTTCGACACAAGAAAGCCCCCTGATACAGGGGGCTTTTTTTGTGTTCATGTTCTCTATTGGTGAGCAATTACAAGCTTACATAGATTTTAAGTGCCTGCATAGAAGAGCCAGTCTCCATGCCACTTTCAAGGGCTTAGACTATTAGAATTTTTTCACCTGGATCGGCAAGGACCTGACCAATTATTGCAGAAGTAGTGACTTTGTTTTTGATTAAATTGTCCAGTAGTTTATGTGCATAAGCAGAGGGGCAGCAGATGAGCAAACCTCCTGAGGTCTGAGGATCATAAAGAAGATCCCGCGAGACAGGGGGGATGGCATTATCGAACCTGACCCTGCACTGGGCGAATTCTTTGTTTTTATAAGCTCCAGCAGGGATCATACCCATGGCTCCAAATTCAAGGGCGTCAGGCAGGGTCGGAATGTCTTTAAATGTGAGGCGGATGCTTTTTCCAGAACCATCTACCATTTCACCAAGATGTCCCAGCAGGCCGAAGCCAGTGATGTCAGTGCATGCACTGACCGGAAATGGCTCCATAACATGAGCGGCGACTTTATTGAGTTCAGCCATAAGGCGGGTTGTCTGGTCAATGAGCTTTTCTGAAGCAAGGCCGGCTTTTATGGCAGTATTTATGATTCCTGTGCCGAGAGGCTTGGTCAATATGAGAAGGTCGCCTTCATTTATGGCTTTTTTGGTCAGCACCTTAGAGGGATGAATAAATCCGGTGACTGAAAGACCATATTTCAGTTCCTTATCCTCCACACTGTGCCCGCCTACCAGTACCACGCCGGCTTCTTTCATTTTGTCCAGCCCGCCCAGCAAAATAGCGCGTAATATTTCCATATCAAGGTCCTTGACAGGAAATCCAACAAGATTCATGGCTGTTCTGGGTGTCCCGCCCATGGCGTATACATCGCTTAGAGCATTGGCTGCAGCAATCTGTCCAAACCAGTATGGATCATCTACTATGGGCGTAAAAAAATCCACGGTCTGAATCAGGGCCAGGTCATCAGAAACCTTATAAACTGCCGCGTCATCAGCTTTTTCCAAGCCTACTATGAGGTTGTCATCTACAGGGAAATCAATCCCTTTCAAGGCTTTTTCCAGGTCCCCTGGAGGCAGCTTGGATGCTCAGCCGGCTCCTGTGACGCTTTCTGTAAGTCGTTTAGTTTGTTTTTTTGTCATTAACAACGCATTTTAAACTATCAATTATTAGCTGTCCAATAGGTTCTATCAATAAACAGAGGTTAAATGTATTACTCTCATCGATAATAATCTCCTCACCCGGGCGGCCCGGGATCGAACCTGTGAGTAACTTATACCCCTCGTTCCCAGGCTGGAGCCTGGGAACAAGAAAAAGACTGGATTCCGGCCTTCGCCGGAATGACGGCAAAAAGTAATAATTTGCTTTAACCGTCACCCCGGACTTGATCCGGGGTCCAGTTGTTTTTAACCTTGAAAGAGCAATAACCCCCTGGAACCTTATTCTTCAGCCTTCAGCCTTCAGCCTTCAGCCTGAAAAGTACGGTTATCGCCCCTACTTAACGATTCTTGTTTAAATTGAGTTGTGGGCACAGCCCGCATCAGTAATAGTTTATTGAGCGGGCTGGCGGTACTCTTCCTTAATGAGCTTGGCAGATACCGGCAGGCAGTTTTCCCTGCCGCAGAACAGTTCTTCGGGTGTTGTTCCGAGAAGAGCCTGAGACAGCACTTCATCCATATGTTTAACAGGTATTACTTCAAGGCCTTTGAGTACATTTTCCGGCACTTCTTCAAGATCCTTTTCATTGCCTTCTGGAATAAGTACCTTGGTTACAGAAGCTCTTCGGGCAGCGAGCAGTTTTTCCCGAAGTCCGCCAATAGGCAGAATTCTGCCTCTGAGAGTTATTTCTCCGGTCATGGCTACATCATTTTGCACTGGGAGATTGAGCAGGGCGGAAATCAGACTGGTTGCCAGGGTTACGCCGGCTGAAGGCCCGTCTTTGGGAGTGGCTCCTTCCGGCACATGAACATGAATGTCAATTTCCTTGTAAAAATCAGGCTTAAGGCCGAATATTTCAGATCTTGACCGGATATAACTAAGGGCAGCCTTTGCGCTTTCCTGCATGACGTCACCAAGTTTTCCAGTGATCTCAATTTTGCCGGTACCAGGCATAAGAGCTACTTCCACGAGCAAAATTTCTCCTCCAACCTGTGTCCAGGCCAGGCCGTTGGTAACTCCAACATGCGGAGTCTCTTCACGTTCACTGTGTCTGATTTTGGGAACGCCGAGGTAAGAAGGGATACTGGTTTTACTGATCTGCACCCTTTTGTTCAGGTCTTCTTTCTGTTCCACCAGCTTTTTGGCTACCTTGCGACAGATGGAGGCGATTTCTCGTTCCAGATTTCTTACACCTGCTTCTCTTGTGTATTGTCTTATAATTTCCGAGATGGAACCCTCGGAAAAGGATACATTTTCAGACTTAAGTCCGTGGAATTCGAGTTGCTTGGGGCAAAGATAGTT is drawn from Desulfonatronovibrio magnus and contains these coding sequences:
- a CDS encoding zinc dependent phospholipase C family protein — encoded protein: MKKIFLLLTLVFFAQVDVSYAWGPMTHTHFAHEVLRAASLLSASVYTLLTAYATNFIYGSIVVDNYLGKRGHKNPHDWETGFLLLSCAQKRSDAAFAYGFLTHLAADTVAHGQMDLGSKSKLGHVWIEIESDSLLAKNCRKTVSGLDKERLRSNDELTNSVIDQEDCRSKSFQRMYKMGIKMSALNSKRWTNFYKEDFEGYHKMSVIRAIDVINNKEKSKYIRHDPNIKKGRKLSAKLMNILA
- a CDS encoding Spy/CpxP family protein refolding chaperone produces the protein MTRHMITTITMAALALLLISSAAMARGGPGAERGDQNRQWHQECPVLANLDQEQRDSLVAALQEHRNNMYPKRQQMIARQAELNALLATPEASASDIEKIKSQILTLNQDIMAAKLNHRIDMSQEYGLKTGKRAGSGFHKGGVSGSPQGRRTGECPRLGR
- a CDS encoding PAS domain-containing sensor histidine kinase; the encoded protein is MNLFNSLRTKLALWIALFACVLAMLGAILSLWLGYKYLETNFQNNIQSHMRLASISLIQPVMQINYLELRDQIQAIQDYEGITGVAIYDQNDNLLMESGELSEMQLSEDIGSGPAVQGQIIVSFSQDPLKAGMMYILYIGGILLLIIVPAFIFIVWKISHKYLFDLSELTECIKNSSCEEMPQYPGIYRQDEVGLLSTALRQRDQELSEYHQELENYKNHLEQLVEQRTVELKRSQMLSQTILDGLPDSVALIDARDMTILNANQTFLSSNNTSLEDVLGKTCYQITHGTDEPCQGVQHTCPVQEYFKNNQPCVAEHIHKSKDGDEYFVEVSAWPVFDENGQPVQMIHIERDISEKKRVEKLRDDVERIVRHDLKTPLNGILGLSEILLDDELNDEQKEFLGHIHESGRRMLNMINHSLDIFKMEEGTYILKPEEFDLLSVLKVLDSDTQPLQNGKLIKLQIILYDREISDDNKLSVYLEKRHIHSMLANLLTNALEAAPENSMVTVNINQDQNNTIIDLHNDGAIPSAVRNRFFDRYATAGKAHGTGLGTFSARLIARSHGGDITFTTSEEHGTHVIVTLPTNAEKTETTG
- a CDS encoding ferritin-like domain-containing protein is translated as MPNNNSLPHVPIGQSLGNHDFISRRTLLKSGACAAGLLLTGAKIVWAASPESKYSRELTELLNLALQHEHGAFVQYANHAGLLSYWLDSNHATAIKAIIADEVEHAVILSNALKKSGAEPTLAVWPPQTGDTPSRVLIQDIAAEQGAVNLYSRILDFDMDDDLRNNLENIVRSEQSHKEIFEGMLKEIQQ
- a CDS encoding DUF4168 domain-containing protein gives rise to the protein MTFPGKITILAISFIAALFLTAGYVSAQEYQQEGYQQEGMMQQPGAQINVSEADLDKAAGAYVEITEIRENFQESLAGITDPEQAQELQEQAGEAMVEAVQNNGLDVQQYNEIMEAAQADEELRNKLLGKLEAMQ
- the selD gene encoding selenide, water dikinase SelD; translation: MTKKQTKRLTESVTGAGUASKLPPGDLEKALKGIDFPVDDNLIVGLEKADDAAVYKVSDDLALIQTVDFFTPIVDDPYWFGQIAAANALSDVYAMGGTPRTAMNLVGFPVKDLDMEILRAILLGGLDKMKEAGVVLVGGHSVEDKELKYGLSVTGFIHPSKVLTKKAINEGDLLILTKPLGTGIINTAIKAGLASEKLIDQTTRLMAELNKVAAHVMEPFPVSACTDITGFGLLGHLGEMVDGSGKSIRLTFKDIPTLPDALEFGAMGMIPAGAYKNKEFAQCRVRFDNAIPPVSRDLLYDPQTSGGLLICCPSAYAHKLLDNLIKNKVTTSAIIGQVLADPGEKILIV